The following coding sequences are from one Archocentrus centrarchus isolate MPI-CPG fArcCen1 chromosome 4, fArcCen1, whole genome shotgun sequence window:
- the ptger3 gene encoding prostaglandin E2 receptor EP3 subtype gives MTTVNCDCLGSLRTTTEDMLDANVSKILPQSNDTKNSTRGYVSVGFPITMMITGMVGNSLALILVYISYRKKENKRKKNFLLCIGSLALTDLFGQLLTSPIVISVYRADLNWTRIDPSENLCAFFGVCMTTFGLCALFMASAMAIERAMAVTNPHWYSNHMKTSVTKQTLAVIWCLVLLFALLPIAGVGKYTRQWPGTWCFITTVDTETSGNVFFSTTFAILGISALLVTLFCNVMTIRGVIIWCKTKSGTSQSSKQWERLTTETVVQLLGIMCVLIICWSPLLVLMLRMISSQVSYHECNSSVTSNHTSNRDFHLDCNFFLTAIRLASLNQILDPWVYLLLREILLRKFCIMANAVSNCSVEDQKETQRALDSLNKQNQETKPS, from the exons ATGACTACAGTGAATTGTGATTGTCTAGGGAGCTTGCGCACGACTACTGAAGATATGCTGGACGCCAACGTCTCCAAGATTTTGCCCCAAAGCAATGACACAAAGAATTCCACTCGCGGATATGTATCAGTTGGATTTCCTATAACTATGATGATCACTGGCATGGTGGGCAACTCGTTAGCTCTTATCCTGGTGTATATCTCctacagaaaaaaggaaaataaaaggaaaaagaattTCTTGCTTTGCATTGGATCTCTGGCGTTGACTGACCTGTTTGGACAGCTTTTGACAAGTCCAATAGTGATTTCGGTGTACCGAGCTGATCTGAACTGGACTCGCATCGACCCATCTGAGAACTTATGCGCCTTTTTTGGCGTGTGCATGACAACTTTTGGTCTGTGCGCTCTCTTCATGGCGAGTGCCATGGCGATCGAAAGGGCCATGGCTGTAACTAATCCCCACTGGTACTCTAATCACATGAAGACAAGTGTGACAAAGCAGACTTTGGCCGTTATATGGTGTCTTGTTTTACTATTTGCTCTGCTGCCCATCGCAGGGGTCGGGAAATACACGCGCCAGTGGCCGGGCACTTGGTGCTTCATCACCACGGTTGACACCGAAACCTCGGGCAATGTATTCTTCTCCACTACTTTTGCCATACTTGGGATCTCCGCTCTCCTTGTAACACTTTTCTGTAATGTCATGACGATTCGGGGCGTAATTATCTGGTGTAAAACCAAATCAGGAACCTCTCAGTCTTCAAAGCAGTGGGAACGACTCACCACGGAGACCGTCGTCCAGTTGTTAGGGATCATGTGCGTCCTGATTATATGCTGGTCTCCTCTGCTG GTGCTGATGCTGAGGATGATCTCCAGCCAGGTGTCGTACCATGAATGTAATTCATCTGTAACATCCAACCACACCTCCAATCGGGATTTCCATCTAGACTGTAATTTCTTTCTGACTGCGATACGCTTGGCCTCCCTCAACCAGATCCTGGACCCGTGGGTCTATCTGCTCCTCAGGGAGATCCTCCTGCGCAAGTTCTGCATCATGGCTAACGCTGTCTCCAACTGCTCTGTAGAGGATCAGAAAGAGACCCAGAGAGCACTGGATTCTCTTAACAAACAGAACCAAGAAACAAAACCTTCATAA